In Xenopus laevis strain J_2021 chromosome 2S, Xenopus_laevis_v10.1, whole genome shotgun sequence, a genomic segment contains:
- the LOC108710063 gene encoding gastrula zinc finger protein XlCGF48.2-like isoform X7, with amino-acid sequence MMSMDTKQVADKILNLTLETIFFLTGEDYVVVKKQKEPNKKSVSSCVSEGMCQVRNPIPAPPPNSQIHEKNILALTHTIVHLLTGEVLNRCKDVSFGFTMGEQRQQYQMESQQSPLPDHDCINPEITRNERDLECERDCTDPPEREMPPAPPAGESRDTNAPLTTPRNLYVQEFPGEENRVTQEYQVKQEDLAFPQQGDYEQIPAEISTAGSWEFPPEEQRSALEFHVSNDQGAYDVGEKEPTESDPVRLCNNNYSFYEEFRLLDTPRGPTGREYSPFLFNKPADYAQKLKANGEREKPYSCPKCGKGFADKLSVVKHQKLHKGPYSCSQCGKGFNSKSNLFVHERSHAGEKPFSCSECGKCFAHKSTLVKHHLFHMGAFTCSECGKNFSQKSNLLAHQRCHTGHKPFVCSECGKCFSQNSNLITHRRIHTGEKPFVCSECGKCFSKCASLLEHHRTHTGEKPYACSDCGKAFARMTNLVTHQRRHKQGL; translated from the exons ATGATGAGCATGGATACAAAGCAAGTGGCTGACAAGATCCTCAATCTCACCCTGGAGACCATTTTCTtcctgactggagag GATTATGTTGTGGTGAAGAAGCAGAAGGAGCCAAATAAAAAGAGCGTCAGTTCCTGTGTATCAGAGGGGATGTGCCAAGTGAGGAATCCTATCCCAGCCCCTCCCCCAAACTCCCAGATCCATGAGAAGAACATTCTAGCGCTCACTCACACTATTGTCCACTTACTGACCGGAGAG GTCCTTAATCGCTGTAAAGATGTCTCTTTTGGCTTCACCATGGGAGAGCAAAGACAGCAATACCAGATGGAGAGTCAGCAGAGCCCCCTGC CAGACCATGACTGTATAAATCCTGAGATCACCCGGAATGAGAGAGATTTGGAATGTGAGAGAGACTGTACAGATCCTCCAGAGAGAGAAATGCCCCCGGCTCCCCCTGCAG GAGAATCCAGGGACACAAACGCTCCACTTACAACTCCCAGGAACCTTTATGTACAAGAGTTTCCAGGGGAAGAGAATAGGGTGACGCAGGAATATCAG GTTAAACAAGAAGATTTGGCCTTCCCACAGCAGGGCGACTATGAGCAAATTCCTGCAGAAATCAGCACAG CAGGCAGCTGGGAATTCCCCCCGGAAGAGCAACGTTCTGCATTGGAATTCCATGTGAGCAATGATCAAGGTGCATATGATGTTGGTGAGAAGGAACCTACAGAAAGTGATCCAGTGAGACTTTGTAACAATAATTATTCCTTCTATGAAGAATTCCGTCTCCTCGACACTCCCAGAGGCCCAACGGGAAGAGAGTATTCACCTTTCCTCTTTAATAAACCAGCCGATTACGCACAGAAACTTAAAGCCAACGGGGAAAGGGAGAAACCGTATTCATGTCCTAAATGTGGAAAAGGTTTTGCGGATAAATTGTCTGTGGTGAAACATCAGAAGCTGCACAAGGGCCCCTACTCTTGCTCCCAGTGCGGCAAAGGTTTCAACTCAAAGTCAAACCTATTTGTGCACGAGAGAAGTCACGCCGGCGAGAAACCCTTCAGCTGCTCCGAGTGCGGAAAGTGTTTCGCCCACAAATCGACTCTGGTTAAACATCACCTGTTCCACATGGGAGCCTTCACCTGCTCTGAATGCGGCAAAAACTTCAGCCAGAAATCCAATCTATTAGCCCATCAGCGGTGTCACACCGGCCACAAACCCTTTGTCTGCTCTGAGTGCGGCAAGTGTTTCAGCCAAAACTCCAACCTGATTACACACCGGAGaattcacacgggggagaaaccatttgtCTGCTCTGAATGCGGCAAGTGTTTCTCTAAATGCGCCAGTCTCCTCGAGCATCACCGGACTCACACTGGAGAAAAGCCTTACGCCTGCTCCGATTGTGGCAAAGCTTTCGCCCGAATGACAAACCTTGTTACACACCAGCGGAGACACAAACAAGGACTGTGA
- the LOC108710063 gene encoding gastrula zinc finger protein XlCGF48.2-like isoform X1: MMSMDTKQVADKILNLTLETIFFLTGEDYVVVKKQKEPNKKSVSSCVSEGMCQVRNPIPAPPPNSQIHEKNILALTHTIVHLLTGEVLNRCKDVSFGFTMGEQRQQYQMESQQSPLPDHDCINPEITRNERDLECERDCTDPPEREMPPAPPAGESRDTNAPLTTPRNLYVQEFPGEENRVTQEYQVKQEDVTQQCNNEQIPTNIHNTEESSDSNSPLTTPRDLYVQESAGEKNRITQEYQVKQEDLAFPQQGDYEQIPAEISTAGSWEFPPEEQRSALEFHVSNDQGAYDVGEKEPTESDPVRLCNNNYSFYEEFRLLDTPRGPTGREYSPFLFNKPADYAQKLKANGEREKPYSCPKCGKGFADKLSVVKHQKLHKGPYSCSQCGKGFNSKSNLFVHERSHAGEKPFSCSECGKCFAHKSTLVKHHLFHMGAFTCSECGKNFSQKSNLLAHQRCHTGHKPFVCSECGKCFSQNSNLITHRRIHTGEKPFVCSECGKCFSKCASLLEHHRTHTGEKPYACSDCGKAFARMTNLVTHQRRHKQGL, from the exons ATGATGAGCATGGATACAAAGCAAGTGGCTGACAAGATCCTCAATCTCACCCTGGAGACCATTTTCTtcctgactggagag GATTATGTTGTGGTGAAGAAGCAGAAGGAGCCAAATAAAAAGAGCGTCAGTTCCTGTGTATCAGAGGGGATGTGCCAAGTGAGGAATCCTATCCCAGCCCCTCCCCCAAACTCCCAGATCCATGAGAAGAACATTCTAGCGCTCACTCACACTATTGTCCACTTACTGACCGGAGAG GTCCTTAATCGCTGTAAAGATGTCTCTTTTGGCTTCACCATGGGAGAGCAAAGACAGCAATACCAGATGGAGAGTCAGCAGAGCCCCCTGC CAGACCATGACTGTATAAATCCTGAGATCACCCGGAATGAGAGAGATTTGGAATGTGAGAGAGACTGTACAGATCCTCCAGAGAGAGAAATGCCCCCGGCTCCCCCTGCAG GAGAATCCAGGGACACAAACGCTCCACTTACAACTCCCAGGAACCTTTATGTACAAGAGTTTCCAGGGGAAGAGAATAGGGTGACGCAGGAATATCAG GTTAAACAAGAGGATGTGACGCAGCAGTGCAACAATGAGCAAATCCCTACAAATATACACAATACAG AGGAATCAAGTGACAGTAACTCACCACTCACAACTCCCAGGGACCTCTATGTACAAGAGTCTGCAGGGGAAAAGAATAGGATAACGCAGGAATATCAG GTTAAACAAGAAGATTTGGCCTTCCCACAGCAGGGCGACTATGAGCAAATTCCTGCAGAAATCAGCACAG CAGGCAGCTGGGAATTCCCCCCGGAAGAGCAACGTTCTGCATTGGAATTCCATGTGAGCAATGATCAAGGTGCATATGATGTTGGTGAGAAGGAACCTACAGAAAGTGATCCAGTGAGACTTTGTAACAATAATTATTCCTTCTATGAAGAATTCCGTCTCCTCGACACTCCCAGAGGCCCAACGGGAAGAGAGTATTCACCTTTCCTCTTTAATAAACCAGCCGATTACGCACAGAAACTTAAAGCCAACGGGGAAAGGGAGAAACCGTATTCATGTCCTAAATGTGGAAAAGGTTTTGCGGATAAATTGTCTGTGGTGAAACATCAGAAGCTGCACAAGGGCCCCTACTCTTGCTCCCAGTGCGGCAAAGGTTTCAACTCAAAGTCAAACCTATTTGTGCACGAGAGAAGTCACGCCGGCGAGAAACCCTTCAGCTGCTCCGAGTGCGGAAAGTGTTTCGCCCACAAATCGACTCTGGTTAAACATCACCTGTTCCACATGGGAGCCTTCACCTGCTCTGAATGCGGCAAAAACTTCAGCCAGAAATCCAATCTATTAGCCCATCAGCGGTGTCACACCGGCCACAAACCCTTTGTCTGCTCTGAGTGCGGCAAGTGTTTCAGCCAAAACTCCAACCTGATTACACACCGGAGaattcacacgggggagaaaccatttgtCTGCTCTGAATGCGGCAAGTGTTTCTCTAAATGCGCCAGTCTCCTCGAGCATCACCGGACTCACACTGGAGAAAAGCCTTACGCCTGCTCCGATTGTGGCAAAGCTTTCGCCCGAATGACAAACCTTGTTACACACCAGCGGAGACACAAACAAGGACTGTGA
- the LOC108710063 gene encoding gastrula zinc finger protein XlCGF48.2-like isoform X2 — translation MMSMDTKQVADKILNLTLETIFFLTGEDYVVVKKQKEPNKKSVSSCVSEGMCQVRNPIPAPPPNSQIHEKNILALTHTIVHLLTGEVLNRCKDVSFGFTMGEQRQQYQMESQQSPLHHDCINPEITRNERDLECERDCTDPPEREMPPAPPAGESRDTNAPLTTPRNLYVQEFPGEENRVTQEYQVKQEDVTQQCNNEQIPTNIHNTEESSDSNSPLTTPRDLYVQESAGEKNRITQEYQVKQEDLAFPQQGDYEQIPAEISTAGSWEFPPEEQRSALEFHVSNDQGAYDVGEKEPTESDPVRLCNNNYSFYEEFRLLDTPRGPTGREYSPFLFNKPADYAQKLKANGEREKPYSCPKCGKGFADKLSVVKHQKLHKGPYSCSQCGKGFNSKSNLFVHERSHAGEKPFSCSECGKCFAHKSTLVKHHLFHMGAFTCSECGKNFSQKSNLLAHQRCHTGHKPFVCSECGKCFSQNSNLITHRRIHTGEKPFVCSECGKCFSKCASLLEHHRTHTGEKPYACSDCGKAFARMTNLVTHQRRHKQGL, via the exons ATGATGAGCATGGATACAAAGCAAGTGGCTGACAAGATCCTCAATCTCACCCTGGAGACCATTTTCTtcctgactggagag GATTATGTTGTGGTGAAGAAGCAGAAGGAGCCAAATAAAAAGAGCGTCAGTTCCTGTGTATCAGAGGGGATGTGCCAAGTGAGGAATCCTATCCCAGCCCCTCCCCCAAACTCCCAGATCCATGAGAAGAACATTCTAGCGCTCACTCACACTATTGTCCACTTACTGACCGGAGAG GTCCTTAATCGCTGTAAAGATGTCTCTTTTGGCTTCACCATGGGAGAGCAAAGACAGCAATACCAGATGGAGAGTCAGCAGAGCCCCCTGC ACCATGACTGTATAAATCCTGAGATCACCCGGAATGAGAGAGATTTGGAATGTGAGAGAGACTGTACAGATCCTCCAGAGAGAGAAATGCCCCCGGCTCCCCCTGCAG GAGAATCCAGGGACACAAACGCTCCACTTACAACTCCCAGGAACCTTTATGTACAAGAGTTTCCAGGGGAAGAGAATAGGGTGACGCAGGAATATCAG GTTAAACAAGAGGATGTGACGCAGCAGTGCAACAATGAGCAAATCCCTACAAATATACACAATACAG AGGAATCAAGTGACAGTAACTCACCACTCACAACTCCCAGGGACCTCTATGTACAAGAGTCTGCAGGGGAAAAGAATAGGATAACGCAGGAATATCAG GTTAAACAAGAAGATTTGGCCTTCCCACAGCAGGGCGACTATGAGCAAATTCCTGCAGAAATCAGCACAG CAGGCAGCTGGGAATTCCCCCCGGAAGAGCAACGTTCTGCATTGGAATTCCATGTGAGCAATGATCAAGGTGCATATGATGTTGGTGAGAAGGAACCTACAGAAAGTGATCCAGTGAGACTTTGTAACAATAATTATTCCTTCTATGAAGAATTCCGTCTCCTCGACACTCCCAGAGGCCCAACGGGAAGAGAGTATTCACCTTTCCTCTTTAATAAACCAGCCGATTACGCACAGAAACTTAAAGCCAACGGGGAAAGGGAGAAACCGTATTCATGTCCTAAATGTGGAAAAGGTTTTGCGGATAAATTGTCTGTGGTGAAACATCAGAAGCTGCACAAGGGCCCCTACTCTTGCTCCCAGTGCGGCAAAGGTTTCAACTCAAAGTCAAACCTATTTGTGCACGAGAGAAGTCACGCCGGCGAGAAACCCTTCAGCTGCTCCGAGTGCGGAAAGTGTTTCGCCCACAAATCGACTCTGGTTAAACATCACCTGTTCCACATGGGAGCCTTCACCTGCTCTGAATGCGGCAAAAACTTCAGCCAGAAATCCAATCTATTAGCCCATCAGCGGTGTCACACCGGCCACAAACCCTTTGTCTGCTCTGAGTGCGGCAAGTGTTTCAGCCAAAACTCCAACCTGATTACACACCGGAGaattcacacgggggagaaaccatttgtCTGCTCTGAATGCGGCAAGTGTTTCTCTAAATGCGCCAGTCTCCTCGAGCATCACCGGACTCACACTGGAGAAAAGCCTTACGCCTGCTCCGATTGTGGCAAAGCTTTCGCCCGAATGACAAACCTTGTTACACACCAGCGGAGACACAAACAAGGACTGTGA
- the LOC108710063 gene encoding gastrula zinc finger protein XlCGF48.2-like isoform X5, producing the protein MMSMDTKQVADKILNLTLETIFFLTGEDYVVVKKQKEPNKKSVSSCVSEGMCQVRNPIPAPPPNSQIHEKNILALTHTIVHLLTGEVLNRCKDVSFGFTMGEQRQQYQMESQQSPLHHDCINPEITRNERDLECERDCTDPPEREMPPAPPAESRDTNAPLTTPRNLYVQEFPGEENRVTQEYQVKQEDVTQQCNNEQIPTNIHNTEESSDSNSPLTTPRDLYVQESAGEKNRITQEYQVKQEDLAFPQQGDYEQIPAEISTAGSWEFPPEEQRSALEFHVSNDQGAYDVGEKEPTESDPVRLCNNNYSFYEEFRLLDTPRGPTGREYSPFLFNKPADYAQKLKANGEREKPYSCPKCGKGFADKLSVVKHQKLHKGPYSCSQCGKGFNSKSNLFVHERSHAGEKPFSCSECGKCFAHKSTLVKHHLFHMGAFTCSECGKNFSQKSNLLAHQRCHTGHKPFVCSECGKCFSQNSNLITHRRIHTGEKPFVCSECGKCFSKCASLLEHHRTHTGEKPYACSDCGKAFARMTNLVTHQRRHKQGL; encoded by the exons ATGATGAGCATGGATACAAAGCAAGTGGCTGACAAGATCCTCAATCTCACCCTGGAGACCATTTTCTtcctgactggagag GATTATGTTGTGGTGAAGAAGCAGAAGGAGCCAAATAAAAAGAGCGTCAGTTCCTGTGTATCAGAGGGGATGTGCCAAGTGAGGAATCCTATCCCAGCCCCTCCCCCAAACTCCCAGATCCATGAGAAGAACATTCTAGCGCTCACTCACACTATTGTCCACTTACTGACCGGAGAG GTCCTTAATCGCTGTAAAGATGTCTCTTTTGGCTTCACCATGGGAGAGCAAAGACAGCAATACCAGATGGAGAGTCAGCAGAGCCCCCTGC ACCATGACTGTATAAATCCTGAGATCACCCGGAATGAGAGAGATTTGGAATGTGAGAGAGACTGTACAGATCCTCCAGAGAGAGAAATGCCCCCGGCTCCCCCTGCAG AATCCAGGGACACAAACGCTCCACTTACAACTCCCAGGAACCTTTATGTACAAGAGTTTCCAGGGGAAGAGAATAGGGTGACGCAGGAATATCAG GTTAAACAAGAGGATGTGACGCAGCAGTGCAACAATGAGCAAATCCCTACAAATATACACAATACAG AGGAATCAAGTGACAGTAACTCACCACTCACAACTCCCAGGGACCTCTATGTACAAGAGTCTGCAGGGGAAAAGAATAGGATAACGCAGGAATATCAG GTTAAACAAGAAGATTTGGCCTTCCCACAGCAGGGCGACTATGAGCAAATTCCTGCAGAAATCAGCACAG CAGGCAGCTGGGAATTCCCCCCGGAAGAGCAACGTTCTGCATTGGAATTCCATGTGAGCAATGATCAAGGTGCATATGATGTTGGTGAGAAGGAACCTACAGAAAGTGATCCAGTGAGACTTTGTAACAATAATTATTCCTTCTATGAAGAATTCCGTCTCCTCGACACTCCCAGAGGCCCAACGGGAAGAGAGTATTCACCTTTCCTCTTTAATAAACCAGCCGATTACGCACAGAAACTTAAAGCCAACGGGGAAAGGGAGAAACCGTATTCATGTCCTAAATGTGGAAAAGGTTTTGCGGATAAATTGTCTGTGGTGAAACATCAGAAGCTGCACAAGGGCCCCTACTCTTGCTCCCAGTGCGGCAAAGGTTTCAACTCAAAGTCAAACCTATTTGTGCACGAGAGAAGTCACGCCGGCGAGAAACCCTTCAGCTGCTCCGAGTGCGGAAAGTGTTTCGCCCACAAATCGACTCTGGTTAAACATCACCTGTTCCACATGGGAGCCTTCACCTGCTCTGAATGCGGCAAAAACTTCAGCCAGAAATCCAATCTATTAGCCCATCAGCGGTGTCACACCGGCCACAAACCCTTTGTCTGCTCTGAGTGCGGCAAGTGTTTCAGCCAAAACTCCAACCTGATTACACACCGGAGaattcacacgggggagaaaccatttgtCTGCTCTGAATGCGGCAAGTGTTTCTCTAAATGCGCCAGTCTCCTCGAGCATCACCGGACTCACACTGGAGAAAAGCCTTACGCCTGCTCCGATTGTGGCAAAGCTTTCGCCCGAATGACAAACCTTGTTACACACCAGCGGAGACACAAACAAGGACTGTGA
- the LOC108710063 gene encoding gastrula zinc finger protein XlCGF48.2-like isoform X3: MMSMDTKQVADKILNLTLETIFFLTGEDYVVVKKQKEPNKKSVSSCVSEGMCQVRNPIPAPPPNSQIHEKNILALTHTIVHLLTGEVLNRCKDVSFGFTMGEQRQQYQMESQQSPLPDHDCINPEITRNERDLECERDCTDPPEREMPPAPPAGESRDTNAPLTTPRNLYVQEFPGEENRVTQEYQVKQEDVTQQCNNEQIPTNIHNTEESSDSNSPLTTPRDLYVQESAGEKNRITQEYQVKQEDLAFPQQGDYEQIPAEISTGSWEFPPEEQRSALEFHVSNDQGAYDVGEKEPTESDPVRLCNNNYSFYEEFRLLDTPRGPTGREYSPFLFNKPADYAQKLKANGEREKPYSCPKCGKGFADKLSVVKHQKLHKGPYSCSQCGKGFNSKSNLFVHERSHAGEKPFSCSECGKCFAHKSTLVKHHLFHMGAFTCSECGKNFSQKSNLLAHQRCHTGHKPFVCSECGKCFSQNSNLITHRRIHTGEKPFVCSECGKCFSKCASLLEHHRTHTGEKPYACSDCGKAFARMTNLVTHQRRHKQGL; encoded by the exons ATGATGAGCATGGATACAAAGCAAGTGGCTGACAAGATCCTCAATCTCACCCTGGAGACCATTTTCTtcctgactggagag GATTATGTTGTGGTGAAGAAGCAGAAGGAGCCAAATAAAAAGAGCGTCAGTTCCTGTGTATCAGAGGGGATGTGCCAAGTGAGGAATCCTATCCCAGCCCCTCCCCCAAACTCCCAGATCCATGAGAAGAACATTCTAGCGCTCACTCACACTATTGTCCACTTACTGACCGGAGAG GTCCTTAATCGCTGTAAAGATGTCTCTTTTGGCTTCACCATGGGAGAGCAAAGACAGCAATACCAGATGGAGAGTCAGCAGAGCCCCCTGC CAGACCATGACTGTATAAATCCTGAGATCACCCGGAATGAGAGAGATTTGGAATGTGAGAGAGACTGTACAGATCCTCCAGAGAGAGAAATGCCCCCGGCTCCCCCTGCAG GAGAATCCAGGGACACAAACGCTCCACTTACAACTCCCAGGAACCTTTATGTACAAGAGTTTCCAGGGGAAGAGAATAGGGTGACGCAGGAATATCAG GTTAAACAAGAGGATGTGACGCAGCAGTGCAACAATGAGCAAATCCCTACAAATATACACAATACAG AGGAATCAAGTGACAGTAACTCACCACTCACAACTCCCAGGGACCTCTATGTACAAGAGTCTGCAGGGGAAAAGAATAGGATAACGCAGGAATATCAG GTTAAACAAGAAGATTTGGCCTTCCCACAGCAGGGCGACTATGAGCAAATTCCTGCAGAAATCAGCACAG GCAGCTGGGAATTCCCCCCGGAAGAGCAACGTTCTGCATTGGAATTCCATGTGAGCAATGATCAAGGTGCATATGATGTTGGTGAGAAGGAACCTACAGAAAGTGATCCAGTGAGACTTTGTAACAATAATTATTCCTTCTATGAAGAATTCCGTCTCCTCGACACTCCCAGAGGCCCAACGGGAAGAGAGTATTCACCTTTCCTCTTTAATAAACCAGCCGATTACGCACAGAAACTTAAAGCCAACGGGGAAAGGGAGAAACCGTATTCATGTCCTAAATGTGGAAAAGGTTTTGCGGATAAATTGTCTGTGGTGAAACATCAGAAGCTGCACAAGGGCCCCTACTCTTGCTCCCAGTGCGGCAAAGGTTTCAACTCAAAGTCAAACCTATTTGTGCACGAGAGAAGTCACGCCGGCGAGAAACCCTTCAGCTGCTCCGAGTGCGGAAAGTGTTTCGCCCACAAATCGACTCTGGTTAAACATCACCTGTTCCACATGGGAGCCTTCACCTGCTCTGAATGCGGCAAAAACTTCAGCCAGAAATCCAATCTATTAGCCCATCAGCGGTGTCACACCGGCCACAAACCCTTTGTCTGCTCTGAGTGCGGCAAGTGTTTCAGCCAAAACTCCAACCTGATTACACACCGGAGaattcacacgggggagaaaccatttgtCTGCTCTGAATGCGGCAAGTGTTTCTCTAAATGCGCCAGTCTCCTCGAGCATCACCGGACTCACACTGGAGAAAAGCCTTACGCCTGCTCCGATTGTGGCAAAGCTTTCGCCCGAATGACAAACCTTGTTACACACCAGCGGAGACACAAACAAGGACTGTGA
- the LOC108710063 gene encoding gastrula zinc finger protein XlCGF48.2-like isoform X8 — protein MMSMDTKQVADKILNLTLETIFFLTGEDYVVVKKQKEPNKKSVSSCVSEGMCQVRNPIPAPPPNSQIHEKNILALTHTIVHLLTGEVLNRCKDVSFGFTMGEQRQQYQMESQQSPLPDHDCINPEITRNERDLECERDCTDPPEREMPPAPPAGESRDTNAPLTTPRNLYVQEFPGEENRVTQEYQVKQEDLAFPQQGDYEQIPAEISTGSWEFPPEEQRSALEFHVSNDQGAYDVGEKEPTESDPVRLCNNNYSFYEEFRLLDTPRGPTGREYSPFLFNKPADYAQKLKANGEREKPYSCPKCGKGFADKLSVVKHQKLHKGPYSCSQCGKGFNSKSNLFVHERSHAGEKPFSCSECGKCFAHKSTLVKHHLFHMGAFTCSECGKNFSQKSNLLAHQRCHTGHKPFVCSECGKCFSQNSNLITHRRIHTGEKPFVCSECGKCFSKCASLLEHHRTHTGEKPYACSDCGKAFARMTNLVTHQRRHKQGL, from the exons ATGATGAGCATGGATACAAAGCAAGTGGCTGACAAGATCCTCAATCTCACCCTGGAGACCATTTTCTtcctgactggagag GATTATGTTGTGGTGAAGAAGCAGAAGGAGCCAAATAAAAAGAGCGTCAGTTCCTGTGTATCAGAGGGGATGTGCCAAGTGAGGAATCCTATCCCAGCCCCTCCCCCAAACTCCCAGATCCATGAGAAGAACATTCTAGCGCTCACTCACACTATTGTCCACTTACTGACCGGAGAG GTCCTTAATCGCTGTAAAGATGTCTCTTTTGGCTTCACCATGGGAGAGCAAAGACAGCAATACCAGATGGAGAGTCAGCAGAGCCCCCTGC CAGACCATGACTGTATAAATCCTGAGATCACCCGGAATGAGAGAGATTTGGAATGTGAGAGAGACTGTACAGATCCTCCAGAGAGAGAAATGCCCCCGGCTCCCCCTGCAG GAGAATCCAGGGACACAAACGCTCCACTTACAACTCCCAGGAACCTTTATGTACAAGAGTTTCCAGGGGAAGAGAATAGGGTGACGCAGGAATATCAG GTTAAACAAGAAGATTTGGCCTTCCCACAGCAGGGCGACTATGAGCAAATTCCTGCAGAAATCAGCACAG GCAGCTGGGAATTCCCCCCGGAAGAGCAACGTTCTGCATTGGAATTCCATGTGAGCAATGATCAAGGTGCATATGATGTTGGTGAGAAGGAACCTACAGAAAGTGATCCAGTGAGACTTTGTAACAATAATTATTCCTTCTATGAAGAATTCCGTCTCCTCGACACTCCCAGAGGCCCAACGGGAAGAGAGTATTCACCTTTCCTCTTTAATAAACCAGCCGATTACGCACAGAAACTTAAAGCCAACGGGGAAAGGGAGAAACCGTATTCATGTCCTAAATGTGGAAAAGGTTTTGCGGATAAATTGTCTGTGGTGAAACATCAGAAGCTGCACAAGGGCCCCTACTCTTGCTCCCAGTGCGGCAAAGGTTTCAACTCAAAGTCAAACCTATTTGTGCACGAGAGAAGTCACGCCGGCGAGAAACCCTTCAGCTGCTCCGAGTGCGGAAAGTGTTTCGCCCACAAATCGACTCTGGTTAAACATCACCTGTTCCACATGGGAGCCTTCACCTGCTCTGAATGCGGCAAAAACTTCAGCCAGAAATCCAATCTATTAGCCCATCAGCGGTGTCACACCGGCCACAAACCCTTTGTCTGCTCTGAGTGCGGCAAGTGTTTCAGCCAAAACTCCAACCTGATTACACACCGGAGaattcacacgggggagaaaccatttgtCTGCTCTGAATGCGGCAAGTGTTTCTCTAAATGCGCCAGTCTCCTCGAGCATCACCGGACTCACACTGGAGAAAAGCCTTACGCCTGCTCCGATTGTGGCAAAGCTTTCGCCCGAATGACAAACCTTGTTACACACCAGCGGAGACACAAACAAGGACTGTGA